Below is a window of Alphaproteobacteria bacterium DNA.
TATGGGTGGTGCCGTCACTCAGAGGGCCCAAAGGGCCCGTGGAGTCTCAGCAATATGAGCACAAAGAGATGCTCTAAGTTATTGATTTTAAGAGATTCCACGTCACCCCATTTAGGGGTGACTCTGAATGACGCATCTTAATTTGTTAGCAGAGCTCTATTTCGCAGCAGCCTTAGTATTACTTCCGTCTGCCGAGTTTTTCTTCAACAAGGCGATCGGCTGCAATATTTGTTGGAATATTGTCTTGATCTGCTTTGCGGAAAATAGAGAGCATTGTTTCGTGAATATTGCCAATTTTTGCAAATGCTTTGTCTTTGTCATATTGATGGTTTGGATCGTGGCTATATTCAAAGCTAACGTTGATCACGCCACCAGCATTGATAGCATAGTCTGGTGCGTAAAGAATGCCCTTTTTCTTTAAGATTTCACCATGTTTTGCTTCAGCTAATTGGTTATTGGCAGCGCCAGCAACAATCTGACATTTGAGTTGATCAATGGTTGTGTCGTTGATAATAGCTCCCAATGCGCATGGTGCAAAAAGATCAACATCAGCAGTGAAAATATCATTGCCTTCCACAGCTTTTGCGCCAAATTCTTGAACAGCGCGTGCAACAGCATCATCGTTGATGTCAGAAACAATGAGTTCAACGCCATCTTTATGAAGATACTGACACAGTTTGTAACCTACGCTTCCAAGGCCTTGAACCGCAACCTTTAGGCCTTTTAAGCTATTTTTGCGTAGCTTGTAGTCAACTGATGCAAGAATCCCTTGGTATACACCGAAAACAGTTGCAACAGATGGATCGCCACTTCCGTTTTTGGATTCTCTGAGGCCAACAACGTGACGTGTTTGTTGTGCTATTATATCCATATCGTCGAGATTGGTTCCAACATCCTCTGCTGTGATGTAGCGACCGCTA
It encodes the following:
- a CDS encoding Glu/Leu/Phe/Val dehydrogenase; protein product: MSVFRDNDFDSHEQVVFASDRETGLKAIIAVHDSTLGPGLGGCRMWPYKNSLEAVHDVLRLSRGMTYKSCLAGLPLGGAKGVIIGDSKKDKTPELMRAMGVAVERLSGRYITAEDVGTNLDDMDIIAQQTRHVVGLRESKNGSGDPSVATVFGVYQGILASVDYKLRKNSLKGLKVAVQGLGSVGYKLCQYLHKDGVELIVSDINDDAVARAVQEFGAKAVEGNDIFTADVDLFAPCALGAIINDTTIDQLKCQIVAGAANNQLAEAKHGEILKKKGILYAPDYAINAGGVINVSFEYSHDPNHQYDKDKAFAKIGNIHETMLSIFRKADQDNIPTNIAADRLVEEKLGRRK